TGCATAAtattgacgttttacctcacggacttcggGACTGAGATGCCAGATTGCAAGCGTGCCTGTAAATTTGCAGACGCttcatttttgttagtcttatttgcgttattttattttttagttgtGTGGGAAATATTCTTCCTTCTTCGAGGTCCGGTACCACTATTTGATTACCAGGATCAGTAATCACATAAAATTGCTTCCAAGATTTTGTGATTGGGTTTGACGTGCTGCCAATATTCAAATTGCTAGATCgttgaatgttatttttttcagtgcctTGTCTAGTATTTCTGAATAAAGCATGATTgacatttcaaatttttctcgaTATATTACTTTTATGTTTTGAATATGTCCCTGATTTATCATTCTGTTGGCGTTCGATAATCTTTAAACAGTCCATCGTCTGAGGAAATTTCATCTCCACAAGCAATGGTGTGCAATGCTGTCATCTATTATCCCCTAGGTTGTAGTCTTTTTCGGGAACTTCTAGAACAAActgattttgaaagcatttaAGAAATAGTTTCCACTTTGAAACATCGAGGGTTCTTCGATTTTCCAATTATCATCAATGGATGTTTATGAGTACCAGAAAAATTGtaacatgaaaattattcggTTTTTGTCAGCTTTGATTCATGCGGCGCTTTTTTTCCTCCAAATGAGTTAACGTCAACGGTCAAATAATAAGTCTTCaagtaattgaaaaaattgttctTTGAAATTATCCATTGCACAATATTTATAATTAAGACAAGAATCGCTGAACTTAAACTACGCAGATGCTATCAACCACCACAGCCGTATACAGCCGTTTCTAGCTTGCTGTATTTTCCATTTGAGTAAGTATAGAATATTTACCATCAATTAATTTAAACATTAAAACAATGCTATTTTCAGCAGCATTTTTAAGTTTTCTTATAGTGCTTATAGTCAAAACATACAGTTTCACAAATTAATTCTTCTACTTTTACATTCTTGTGATTCTCGTACGGTGTATACCAAATTGTTGAGCGATAtgtgatttgtattttttttgacgtaggactacgtctttcatttctatactggggtgtaaaatcaaagtttcgaaaacgaaagcgttacgccgaagaccgagattttgagtgttaatagctcctaaacaactgaacgaaatggtatgataaacacttcattcgaaagataaaatgtctacgcgttctatacttgttactttctgatccaaaaacttgtttcaatagtcttaaatttgctttcaaaataggctattgaaatcaccaatcggtatataagcgagcgccgctcggaaatccactcagttctaattgaacagcgattggagcatgttgtcgctgttgtggtgaagctcttcatttatcatgaaagcgcggatgaacggtgtcaccaagagcctgtttgtgcaccttaggccagaagggaatccatcaggaggagagtgatgctacaaacggttccccgggaagatctcgaagcagccgctacacacacacatacacgcacggaattctttccgtttggatcgagaaagatccggaaaataatctgccagttcctctaggaatttagaaatacattcatgtgaaagagtttatttgaatgttttctatccatgtaacactgtgaccaaatacattaggttttgtgatttttcaatcaatcgcaatcaacaggatagcttctgaagattattcttccccatcagtaggatatttccgtatccattattggatgcataaaaccttgtgcctccaacgtaacgctctcgttttcgaagttgtccaaatattcattcattcagaatgaattcagattcaacttcatacaaatgatctctaaatcaacgatagtcctacgtcacccttgcagttataccatagatataacccacttcctgtttttttcattaACTTATATTGCCTTATTATCACTACACAAGAataaatttattacaaaaaaattatgactATCTCTTCCACGGCACAAACTGGGAAACGGCATAAGTCGTGCATCTCATTTCACACAATGGAAGAGAAAGTTGCCTAGAAATATTGATAGTTTTTGATTCTGAGCATATGAAAAtaatatgctttcaagctttaaaaaaaatatgtggtATACGCTACAAATCCATCAGTAAGAAATTTTTCCATGAATACGGCTAATCACGATAGGCGGCATGAATgctcaaaaatattattttctgcttagatttaatattttgttcaataattTAACGGCAGATTGAACTTTTCATATAATTtcttatttttcgaaaaacgtgataaaaacaaaacattttcagtgataaattcGAGAGTGATAAAAATGAGACGTGATAAAAACGcccagtgatataatcgagacgtcactgtGCAATTTCTTatagatcgattttacgatagtgTATATCATAAAACCAATGCTTGTTACATCAATCTGTACACCCAGAAAAGCTATTACGAAAataagctaccaaatctttagtaatgCAAACATTGTTAGAATGTACATGTTTTCTGTACATATTACTAACCGTATGCAAAaagaatgtcagatgcaatacacataaCTACCAATGATGCATTGTCCCATCGCTTCATCTAACGCTCTCGATTTTTTGGATATAACCCAAATCCGTTGCTTTTTTCACGTGAACGAAAACACGCACATTTCAATTACTTCACAATTGAAAACCAAGGGCAGCATCTGCCACGACGAAACAAATACCTCGAGGCATAATTGAGAGTGCCTATATGAGAACACATACCTTCtaaattaactctttgtggtcgtttgtttgCTCTCAGCTACCAAAGCAAGAAATCAtgttaatcttatattttatgcAACGATGCACAGTTTAcactttttttaaacaaatctcaatgtctagtgaacctgtttatTGGATAATATGGAGCTTCTTTGAATTatggataacggtactcagtataaataaaaaacaaaacagcgtggaaagataagagaaTAGTCACGATGCTAAGTAGATAGGATACACCGGATGAAACACCTATAGTAAAACGAATGAAACGAGGCGACACCGTTTACGTTagcaaactgaattttattttaaattaggcGTACGAAAATCAGTACGAACGGCTTGTATGTGATTCTCGtgtgaattataaaatatattatttatataAGAACACATTAAAACACGTTGTTCAGTAAATACATACCTAAATTTTACAAGAAATAAACAGATTTTACTTAGCTTTCATAACAGCTAAGCATGCAGTGAAACAtgctctttcaagggaaattaattccgaccagtacaacAATCATATAAAAATTCAATACGACCACAAAGGGTTAAACGTCAATGCAACGCGACGCACTACATGatatactataggtggaccgcaatgtcaaaattgctgttcggccattgctggtgaaaaaacaaatttgtttacaaaacaagtcgtatcttttggtgacaaatgcattcattggcaaaatagctgctcgcgctttattgtcgaatcataacagcGTAGAAGGATGTTTTAGATGAAGGATGTTTTTTGtcaagcaaaatgtacttctgtttggatCCCATCGGCGggaaaaagagtactatcagcttacggcgatggtgacaaaaaataacgctgattgtggcttcactgatttcgctcagggaggaggagaatgctgtgcatataccgggaaggagatccggaaaggtccgttacaagtaattggctagagcaaaaggaggttgtgcactatattccacgaatatatatttgcttatttttttcttcaattattttccttagcgagttgacattgaaatcataaccacacacccaaacaaaaagtaaataattctgaaagttacgtctcgctacacgtctcacgtcatgtcctAAAAGTGTcgagaacgaaacacctatagttcagcatcttggTCCCAACTTTACTGATCAGAACTTCCTACCTCCTTTATTTCTATACATCTTGctaatttatttttctgttcCTCTGACGGTTTATTTTCAGAAACGGGTATTAAATGTTTTGAAACAATAAGAACAACTTTTTAAAATACATGAATCAATCATTCTACCAATTCCGTTTACAATAGTCTGGTTCGAGGGCAAACTGCAACGCTATTTTATCGTCTCTAGCAGAAAATAGATCCCGTAAAGTCATAGGCGAAACAAATCATGCCAAAAGTCGTATCACGAAGTATTGTTTGTTCCGACTCCAAGGATCAAGAAGAGTATAATGATACAGGACCGCTAAATATCTACTATTGTCTATGTGGACAGATGAGCCTTATTTTAGGTgagcaaatttcgtttcataaaATAGCAACAAAATCGAACTCATTGTGAATTTCCTCCGAACTGGGCGAAATGCATGAGTATGTTCCTGAACATACGTAGCAATTATTTCGGATTTCAATCAATAGTACTCGTACTACATCAACTAAAAGCAATATATATTCATTATACTTGTAACAACCTAATCGCTCATTTTCCTTTTAGACTGTATTGTGGAAAAGCTTCCGCTCAGACAGCTGGATGGAGCACGAGTGATAGACTCGCAAAAGCATGCAAACAAGATCACGGCGCAACCCGGTGAGACGGTGTTCATCAGACGCGAATGTGGTATTGAGAAACAGCATCGCTTCAAGTGCAAAAAATGTTCCCTTCCACTCTACTACCGTCATTCCAGCGATCCACAAGTAACCTTCATCATTCGTCGTGCTCTTGTCAAATCTAAGAGTGACACCAGGATCATGGAAGTATTCAAACCAGCCGTATCGTCGTCCTTGGAACCGAAGAAAGTGATGGTTACGAAGCACACAAAGAACATGGGCAAGTTTAGCTCGGTAACGGTGTCCACAATTGACGAGGAAGAGGACGAAATTGAGGCCCGCGAAGTTGCGGACAGTTACGCCAACAACGCTCGTATTATCGAGAAACAGTTGGAACGCAAATGTGGCAAATCGAATGAGACGCTATTGAAGGAAAAATGTGATCCACCGCCAGTGAAGAAGTCTCGTGGAACACTAATGGATACATGAATTAGGTGTCAAATGACcaaatgaaacagaaaaataaaacaaattattttttgataTGTGTAAAGTTCGCTCCGCTTTTAAGAGAGAAAAACATGAACCATTTTTAGCTATTGAACTGGAGCTTGGGTAgattgtacacttcgtagttgctctccgtgattgacctgaaccagcgaaattgcacaaagaacacactgaatgacgcttggaagtagcaaaccattctcattgtacaagtttcggtgattcgaactttaaatagtcaataacgacgccggccacgactttacagtcaccaggggaagggaagggaaggctCGCCTCTATAGCATGGTTTCCTTGCGATTATAAAGGAAGTTGTTAGTAAGGGTAGgaaagaatcaggattcactgtgatgagtgatgtgattaggagtttatccattgctttctttgcataataaccatAGATAACAAAtgttacaaccatcctcctgaGGGGCTTTTGATCCTGTACTGTGGTTcacaatagtttcaggttctttttcggacatgctactatagaaaCCCACCATTTGCAGGCGGAGttcgaagaaaaaataaaatatcaggAACTTTAGCTGTAGTTCCAAAAACGTTGAAATTCAGAAACGTCTGTCGATATCATGTAATAAATGAATTTGTTTGTGGCTTTGAATTTAGTTAAACGACGACTAAGGAATGTCGTACGgtcagtgaccattctaccctggattcctcgagtcaagagagatgcaacacgattgatatgaggaaCAGACTAATGGGCttcgctgattaatggtcagttgcaccccaataggaggtatcacCTGTCGGCCACATATACAGAGCACTGGACCccgtgaccccgttggcttcgtaccactccaacacgtcctttgaatagtggcacaaagcgagatccggccagaagatggtcgggccctcgtgctgcttcaatagtgg
The Toxorhynchites rutilus septentrionalis strain SRP chromosome 2, ASM2978413v1, whole genome shotgun sequence genome window above contains:
- the LOC129768799 gene encoding STING ER exit protein is translated as MPKVVSRSIVCSDSKDQEEYNDTGPLNIYYCLCGQMSLILDCIVEKLPLRQLDGARVIDSQKHANKITAQPGETVFIRRECGIEKQHRFKCKKCSLPLYYRHSSDPQVTFIIRRALVKSKSDTRIMEVFKPAVSSSLEPKKVMVTKHTKNMGKFSSVTVSTIDEEEDEIEAREVADSYANNARIIEKQLERKCGKSNETLLKEKCDPPPVKKSRGTLMDT